The following are encoded together in the Janthinobacterium sp. Marseille genome:
- a CDS encoding FAD:protein FMN transferase, which yields MRRTLVPLIETAPESPALGGVVHTLHGQTMGTSWSVKLVAEVTRRLPPLRAAIQQQLDTVVAQMSTWEATSNLSLYNQAAAGSWHTLPDEFFTVLQYALKVARASNGAYDPSAGALVNAWGFGPCKRYNETDFSTPTPDVLEQARKQCGWQRIELDSSTKRVLQAGGMYIDLSAIAKGFGVDQVARELLRLGIDSFLVEVGGELRGAGVKPDGQPWWVALEHPLPDALASAASNTAVGIETIAALYDWSAATSGDYRRYFENDTKRYSHTIDPRSGEPIRHGLASVTVLHKDCMAADAWSTALGVMGAEQGLAYANQHDLAALFINRNKDGFEEHLSSALVALLQ from the coding sequence ATGCGACGCACACTAGTCCCGCTGATAGAAACCGCTCCTGAATCGCCCGCTCTTGGCGGGGTCGTGCATACCCTGCATGGCCAGACGATGGGCACCAGCTGGTCGGTCAAACTGGTGGCAGAGGTGACACGTCGCCTGCCGCCTTTGCGCGCGGCGATACAACAACAGCTCGATACCGTGGTTGCCCAAATGAGTACCTGGGAAGCCACATCGAATTTGAGTCTTTACAATCAGGCCGCCGCTGGTTCATGGCACACGCTGCCCGATGAATTCTTCACTGTTCTGCAATACGCATTGAAGGTCGCACGCGCCAGCAATGGTGCCTACGACCCGAGTGCCGGTGCACTGGTCAATGCCTGGGGCTTCGGCCCCTGCAAACGTTATAACGAAACAGATTTCAGCACACCGACGCCGGATGTCCTGGAACAGGCAAGGAAGCAATGCGGCTGGCAACGCATAGAACTCGATAGCAGCACCAAACGTGTGCTGCAAGCAGGTGGGATGTATATCGACCTGTCGGCGATTGCCAAGGGCTTCGGTGTCGATCAGGTTGCACGCGAATTACTGCGCCTCGGCATAGACAGCTTCCTGGTCGAAGTCGGTGGCGAATTGCGTGGTGCCGGCGTCAAGCCGGATGGACAACCGTGGTGGGTCGCACTTGAGCACCCGCTGCCGGATGCGCTGGCATCGGCAGCATCCAATACCGCTGTCGGCATAGAAACCATCGCCGCCTTGTATGACTGGTCGGCGGCCACTTCCGGCGACTACCGCCGCTATTTTGAAAACGACACAAAGCGTTATTCACACACCATCGATCCGCGCAGCGGCGAACCGATACGCCACGGCCTGGCTTCGGTGACCGTGCTGCATAAGGATTGCATGGCGGCGGATGCATGGTCGACCGCACTCGGTGTCATGGGTGCCGAACAAGGATTGGCTTATGCGAATCAGCATGATCTCGCAGCGCTCTTCATCAATCGCAACAAAGATGGCTTTGAAGAACATCTGAGTTCAGCACTGGTGGCCTTGCTGCAATGA
- a CDS encoding sulfite reductase subunit alpha: protein MNWSEQTRIIVAALLVLAYLALCAGTYYSERRKRQQALRAAAALRPAADGAQPWLVGYASQTGSAEQLAWQTARMLHTAGVPTRVAALSDISLDDLMQTERALFVVSTYGEGDPPDNASLFATRLMNARQNLPHLHFGVLMLGDSHYVHFCGFGQTLSKWLQRSGAQALFASVAADNGDNKALHTWQHHLSHLAGTNDTPDWQAPAYQQWRLAARHRLNPDSAGGPTFHVELEATGDDATWEAGDLVQVLAPADQERPREYSVASIPADGRLHLLIRQERREDGTLGLASGWLTEQAEIGATVDLRLRPHSNFRLGDNQHRPLILIGNGTGLAGLRSHLKARAANGMQRNWLVFGERNAANDFYYRDEIEAWQKQGVLERADIVFSRDQAERIYVQDKLREQAEQVRAWLAADAAIYVCGSLEGMAGGVEASLTEIIGSTGVEQLIQQGRYRRDVY, encoded by the coding sequence ATGAACTGGAGCGAGCAAACCCGCATCATCGTAGCGGCACTACTGGTGCTCGCCTACCTTGCCCTATGCGCGGGCACCTACTATTCGGAACGACGCAAGCGACAACAGGCACTGCGCGCTGCGGCCGCACTCAGGCCCGCTGCAGATGGCGCGCAACCGTGGCTGGTGGGATATGCCAGCCAGACCGGCTCAGCCGAGCAACTGGCATGGCAAACAGCGCGCATGCTGCATACGGCAGGCGTACCAACCCGTGTAGCCGCCCTATCCGACATTAGCCTTGACGATTTGATGCAGACCGAGCGTGCGCTCTTCGTCGTCAGCACATATGGTGAAGGCGATCCGCCGGACAATGCCTCGTTGTTTGCCACCAGATTGATGAATGCAAGGCAAAACCTGCCGCACCTGCATTTCGGTGTCCTGATGCTGGGCGACAGTCATTATGTACACTTCTGCGGTTTCGGCCAGACGCTGAGTAAATGGCTGCAGCGAAGCGGTGCACAAGCATTATTCGCAAGCGTGGCGGCAGACAATGGCGATAACAAGGCCCTGCACACCTGGCAGCATCACCTGAGTCATCTGGCCGGCACCAATGACACCCCCGATTGGCAAGCGCCTGCTTATCAGCAATGGCGGCTTGCCGCTCGCCACAGGCTCAATCCCGACAGCGCAGGCGGCCCGACCTTCCATGTCGAACTCGAAGCAACGGGCGATGACGCAACATGGGAGGCCGGTGACCTGGTGCAGGTGCTCGCTCCGGCCGACCAGGAGCGCCCGCGCGAATACTCGGTCGCATCGATTCCTGCAGACGGCCGTCTACACCTGCTGATCCGCCAGGAACGTCGTGAAGACGGCACGCTGGGCCTCGCGTCCGGCTGGCTGACCGAACAGGCAGAGATCGGCGCTACGGTAGATCTGCGCCTGCGCCCACACAGCAATTTCCGTCTCGGCGACAACCAGCATCGTCCGCTGATTCTGATCGGCAATGGCACCGGCCTGGCCGGCTTGCGCAGCCACCTGAAAGCACGTGCGGCAAATGGCATGCAAAGGAATTGGCTGGTCTTTGGCGAACGCAACGCCGCCAATGATTTTTACTATCGCGATGAAATCGAAGCCTGGCAAAAGCAGGGGGTACTGGAGCGTGCCGACATCGTGTTTTCACGGGACCAGGCGGAACGCATCTACGTACAGGACAAATTACGCGAACAAGCCGAACAGGTACGTGCCTGGCTGGCAGCAGATGCCGCCATCTATGTATGCGGCAGCCTGGAAGGCATGGCCGGTGGTGTAGAAGCGAGCCTGACGGAAATCATAGGCAGTACTGGCGTCGAACAACTGATCCAGCAGGGTCGTTATAGGCGTGACGTGTATTAA
- a CDS encoding Fe2+-dependent dioxygenase codes for MMLHIPEVLTAAQVVEIRKTIDTAEWVDGKATVGAQGAKVKRNRQLPELSATGLKVGQEILKALAGHPLFVSAALPMRYMPPLFNRYEGGEHYGFHVDGSVRSIPGSNLSLRTDLSCTLFLSEPEEYEGGELVVADTYGEHAVKLPAGDMILYPASSVHKVEPVTHGARISSFFWVQSMVADDGKRGLLFELDQNIQKLRARLGDCEEIIGLTGHYHNLLRQWAMV; via the coding sequence ATGATGTTGCACATACCGGAAGTGCTGACAGCAGCACAGGTAGTCGAGATTCGTAAGACGATAGACACAGCAGAGTGGGTGGATGGCAAGGCCACGGTGGGGGCGCAAGGTGCGAAGGTCAAAAGAAACCGGCAATTGCCCGAATTGTCAGCAACCGGATTAAAAGTCGGCCAGGAGATCCTCAAGGCGTTGGCTGGTCATCCCCTGTTTGTCTCGGCGGCTTTGCCCATGCGGTATATGCCACCACTGTTTAATCGTTACGAAGGCGGAGAGCATTACGGTTTCCATGTCGACGGTTCAGTGCGAAGTATTCCCGGTAGCAATCTGAGCTTGCGGACCGACCTGTCGTGTACCTTATTTTTAAGCGAACCGGAAGAGTACGAGGGAGGGGAGTTGGTTGTTGCCGATACTTATGGTGAGCACGCAGTCAAACTACCTGCTGGCGATATGATCCTGTATCCGGCCAGCAGCGTGCACAAAGTTGAGCCGGTGACGCACGGTGCGCGCATCAGTTCCTTCTTTTGGGTGCAAAGCATGGTGGCGGATGACGGCAAACGGGGTTTGCTGTTTGAACTGGATCAGAACATCCAAAAGCTGCGCGCCAGATTGGGTGACTGCGAAGAGATCATTGGTCTCACCGGGCATTATCACAATCTCTTGCGCCAGTGGGCCATGGTGTGA